A portion of the Bacillus sp. es.034 genome contains these proteins:
- a CDS encoding YitT family protein has product MEQQIKSGLQHPKLTRLKIAKRGFFIVLGAIMMALGIEVFLVPNMIMDGGIVGISIILYNMTGISLGVFIFLLNIPFFFLGYKQIGKTFTISTILGISILSFATNYLHHVAAFTQDMLLATVFGGIVLGAGVGLVIRYGGALDGSEILAILLNKKFPFSVGEFIMLFNVFIFTWGGFVLGWDRAMYSVLAYVIAFKTIDIVIDGFDESKSAWIISDKDAEIGDAILARLGRGVTYLKGKGGYSGDDKRVIFCIVTRLEEAKLKSIVEELDPSAFLAVADINEVRGGRFKKKDIH; this is encoded by the coding sequence ATAGAACAACAGATCAAATCGGGTCTCCAACACCCGAAGCTGACACGGTTGAAAATCGCGAAAAGAGGTTTTTTCATCGTATTGGGTGCCATCATGATGGCCCTTGGAATCGAAGTTTTCCTTGTTCCGAATATGATTATGGATGGAGGGATCGTTGGGATCTCGATTATCCTCTATAACATGACCGGCATCAGTCTCGGTGTCTTTATTTTCTTATTGAACATCCCGTTTTTCTTCCTGGGATATAAGCAGATTGGAAAGACCTTTACGATTTCCACGATACTCGGGATTTCGATTCTTTCTTTTGCGACGAATTACCTTCACCATGTGGCGGCCTTCACACAGGATATGCTGCTTGCCACTGTGTTTGGCGGGATCGTGCTCGGTGCCGGAGTGGGATTGGTCATCCGGTATGGAGGGGCGCTTGACGGGAGTGAGATCCTCGCCATCCTGTTAAATAAGAAATTTCCCTTTTCCGTTGGGGAATTCATCATGCTGTTTAACGTATTCATCTTCACATGGGGAGGCTTCGTCCTCGGCTGGGATCGTGCCATGTACTCTGTCCTTGCGTATGTCATCGCCTTTAAAACCATCGATATCGTCATCGACGGCTTTGATGAATCGAAATCGGCCTGGATCATCAGTGACAAGGACGCTGAAATCGGTGATGCGATACTCGCCCGCCTCGGACGCGGTGTCACCTATTTAAAAGGGAAAGGCGGATACTCCGGAGACGACAAACGAGTCATCTTCTGCATCGTCACCCGACTGGAAGAAGCCAAATTAAAATCGATCGTGGAAGAATTGGATCCTTCCGCTTTCCTTGCTGTCGCAGATATCAATGAAGTCCGCGGGGGAAGATTTAAGAAGAAGGACATCCATTAA
- a CDS encoding n-acetylglutamate synthase — MINYDGRTFISIENTANGEVSSRTVFEYKQEGQILSATYSGGEIKEGTLIGIVKDDGSLVFRYNHVNVNHEIRGGQCTSVPEILEDGRIRLHEKWRWMDRDESEGESVVEELKNGGNRYSD; from the coding sequence ATGATCAATTATGATGGACGTACATTCATATCCATTGAAAATACTGCAAACGGTGAGGTATCTTCAAGGACCGTGTTTGAGTATAAGCAAGAAGGGCAGATTCTTTCGGCCACATATAGTGGGGGAGAAATTAAGGAAGGGACCCTGATTGGCATCGTGAAAGACGATGGCAGCTTAGTGTTCAGATATAACCATGTGAACGTGAATCATGAAATCAGGGGAGGTCAATGCACCTCTGTTCCTGAAATACTGGAGGACGGCAGGATCAGGCTGCATGAAAAATGGAGATGGATGGACCGTGATGAAAGCGAAGGGGAATCAGTCGTGGAGGAACTCAAGAACGGTGGGAACAGGTACAGCGATTGA
- a CDS encoding response regulator transcription factor, which yields MNVLVVEDNQSVTSMLEMFFSKEDIKGEFVHDGAEGYRRYQEGEWDLVILDWMLPGMDGVTICRKIREEGSQVPVIMLTAKDSESDQVLGLELGADDYVTKPFSPLALMARIRAVTRRYQGQGEKSSTGTQDVDTSDFRISKETREVFLKGVPLTNLTPKEFELLYYLSRNPRQVFSREQLLERVWGYDFYGDERTVDVHIKRLRNKIGSKEKPYLHTVWGVGYKFDEAAAGDEV from the coding sequence ATGAACGTGTTGGTCGTAGAAGACAATCAAAGCGTCACAAGCATGCTTGAGATGTTTTTTTCAAAAGAAGATATAAAGGGTGAGTTTGTCCATGACGGTGCTGAAGGATACCGTCGTTATCAGGAAGGCGAGTGGGATCTTGTCATCCTCGACTGGATGCTTCCCGGGATGGACGGGGTGACGATCTGCCGGAAGATCAGGGAAGAAGGATCCCAGGTTCCGGTCATCATGCTGACGGCGAAGGATAGTGAGTCCGATCAGGTGCTCGGCCTTGAGCTCGGGGCCGATGATTATGTGACGAAGCCCTTTTCACCTCTTGCCCTGATGGCGAGGATCCGGGCGGTGACCCGGCGTTATCAAGGTCAAGGAGAGAAGAGTAGTACTGGGACTCAGGATGTTGACACGTCCGATTTCCGGATCAGCAAGGAAACCCGTGAAGTTTTCCTGAAAGGCGTGCCCCTTACGAATTTGACGCCGAAAGAGTTTGAACTTCTCTATTATCTTTCCCGGAATCCGAGGCAGGTGTTCTCAAGGGAGCAGCTTCTGGAGCGGGTATGGGGCTATGACTTCTATGGGGACGAGCGTACGGTGGATGTACATATCAAGCGGCTCCGCAATAAGATCGGAAGCAAAGAAAAGCCGTACCTGCATACGGTGTGGGGCGTAGGCTATAAATTCGATGAGGCGGCGGCCGGGGATGAAGTTTAG
- a CDS encoding penicillin-binding protein 2, whose translation MKKKNRADQTKKMVLPKRMKILFVTVFLLFSTLIVRLGMVQIANGQSYEKAVEKKESVTVDSPVPRGSIYDRNGKLIVDNKPERAITFTRTSDSSQKDLMNVAKKLAGMIDVETDSLTTRDKKDFWILMNPSKAEKKVSPSEIDRIQGEKGLSTKEADQKIYQLKLERISEKEWSSFSEEEYEALVIYQTISKGYALSPQIVKNKGVTITEYAQVSAHLDQLPGVNVTTDWTRSYPLDHTLRSVLGDVSSTREGIPKDLIQEYLAEGYNRNDRVGTSYLELKYEDLLNGQKKKVKNIIQDGQIVGTKVIQQGQSGKDLVLGIDVELQKAIEKIVQEELSKHIGTKGSPYLDRAFVVMMDPHTGEIEAMVGQKEKEIHPNGKIEFEDYSLGAYTTSYESGSVVKGATLLTGYMTDHIEPGEMIVDEPLYIKGTPKKTSWFNVWGNQTGPISDLYALEKSSNAYMWKVALRIAGNRYVPHAPIELKGDAFRTFREHFAQMGLGVPTGIDLPGESPGYQGTAEHPGLLLDFAIGQYDTYTPMQLAQYVSSIANGGKRVQPHLLKEVREPSNQPHRLGSVLYKQEPEVLNRIDASSEEIEHVQKGFYRVFHGPEGTANLFKDAPYNGAGKSGTAEAFYKGPDMESAEPTYNTTLIGYAPFDNPEIAFSTVVPWSHQEHDPYINKVISKRVMDKYFELKKERANK comes from the coding sequence ATGAAGAAAAAAAACAGAGCAGATCAAACAAAGAAAATGGTACTGCCGAAGCGCATGAAGATTCTCTTTGTCACCGTGTTTCTTTTATTCAGCACGCTGATTGTCAGGCTCGGGATGGTTCAGATTGCGAATGGACAGTCTTATGAGAAGGCGGTGGAGAAGAAGGAAAGCGTGACGGTGGATTCACCCGTGCCGAGGGGGAGCATATATGACCGGAACGGGAAGTTGATCGTCGATAATAAACCAGAGAGGGCCATCACCTTTACCCGGACGTCTGATTCGTCTCAGAAGGACTTAATGAATGTGGCGAAGAAGCTGGCCGGCATGATTGACGTCGAAACCGATTCCCTCACGACACGTGATAAAAAAGATTTCTGGATCTTGATGAATCCTTCAAAGGCAGAGAAGAAGGTCTCCCCTTCTGAAATCGACCGCATCCAGGGAGAGAAGGGGCTCTCGACAAAAGAAGCCGATCAGAAAATCTATCAATTGAAGCTTGAGCGCATCAGTGAAAAGGAATGGTCTTCTTTTTCAGAAGAAGAATATGAAGCGCTGGTGATCTATCAAACTATTTCCAAAGGGTACGCCCTTTCCCCTCAAATCGTGAAGAACAAAGGGGTGACCATCACGGAATACGCGCAAGTGAGCGCACATCTCGATCAACTGCCCGGGGTGAACGTCACAACGGATTGGACCAGGTCTTATCCCCTTGACCACACTCTCCGTTCCGTGCTTGGCGATGTGTCGTCGACCAGGGAAGGGATCCCGAAAGATCTGATCCAGGAATATCTCGCAGAAGGATATAACCGGAATGACCGCGTGGGAACCAGCTACCTGGAATTAAAGTATGAAGACCTGTTGAACGGACAGAAAAAGAAGGTCAAGAACATTATACAAGACGGCCAGATCGTCGGGACAAAGGTCATCCAGCAGGGACAGAGCGGGAAAGATCTCGTACTCGGCATTGATGTCGAATTGCAAAAAGCGATCGAGAAAATCGTCCAGGAAGAACTGTCGAAACACATCGGCACGAAGGGATCTCCTTACCTGGACCGTGCCTTTGTCGTCATGATGGACCCTCACACAGGGGAAATCGAAGCGATGGTCGGTCAGAAAGAGAAGGAAATCCATCCTAACGGGAAAATCGAATTCGAAGATTATTCGTTAGGAGCATACACAACGTCCTATGAATCGGGCTCCGTTGTCAAAGGGGCAACACTCCTGACCGGTTATATGACGGATCATATCGAACCGGGGGAAATGATTGTGGATGAACCCCTTTATATTAAAGGAACGCCTAAGAAAACGTCATGGTTCAATGTATGGGGAAATCAAACGGGACCGATTAGTGACCTCTATGCCCTGGAGAAATCCTCCAACGCGTATATGTGGAAAGTGGCTCTCCGTATTGCCGGGAACCGCTACGTCCCTCACGCACCGATTGAGCTGAAAGGTGACGCATTCCGGACGTTCAGGGAGCATTTCGCCCAGATGGGACTGGGTGTACCGACAGGGATCGATCTCCCCGGGGAGTCTCCGGGATATCAAGGAACCGCTGAACATCCGGGACTTCTCCTCGACTTTGCAATCGGGCAATACGACACATACACCCCCATGCAGCTGGCTCAGTACGTATCCAGTATCGCCAACGGGGGAAAACGCGTTCAGCCCCATCTGTTAAAAGAAGTACGTGAACCTTCCAACCAGCCACACCGGTTGGGCAGTGTCCTGTACAAGCAGGAACCAGAGGTGCTGAACCGGATCGATGCATCGAGTGAAGAAATCGAACACGTTCAGAAAGGATTCTACCGGGTCTTTCACGGTCCAGAAGGCACGGCCAATCTGTTTAAAGATGCTCCGTACAATGGAGCGGGGAAATCAGGAACAGCCGAGGCATTTTACAAAGGACCGGACATGGAGAGTGCAGAGCCAACCTACAACACGACTCTTATCGGATATGCACCATTCGACAATCCGGAAATCGCCTTTTCAACCGTCGTCCCATGGTCCCATCAGGAGCATGATCCTTACATTAATAAGGTCATTTCCAAACGGGTGATGGATAAGTATTTTGAATTGAAGAAGGAAAGAGCGAATAAATGA
- a CDS encoding phosphotransferase: protein MLDIKTDYVFKRIEPINKGWSSDKKYFVETESGERLLLRTANRSEYESKKSEFEAMKRVAESGIPMSVPLEFGMSDDGTSLYTLFAWCEGEDAADVLPKLTEAEQYVLGLKSGRYLKEIHSTPAPADQEKWETKFNRKVDNKIRQYHECPLKIESGVLILEYIEANRHLLRGRPQTFHHGDYHVGNMVISDSGELSIIDFNRHDFGDPWEEFNRIAFSASASPHFATGQLNGYFNGRPPEDFFKLMTFYISSNMLSAIPWAMKFGEEELDVMKKQAKEVLGWFDGMKTPVPTWYVEDFCLQNIDGIPYKLKAPYDFSFLKRYGEVFKVYDDQDSGNICFGVRNGEERLFIKFAGAPTARYEGKPEEAITGLKSAVNVYGDLRHPHLVSLIGAEEVGGGCAAIFEWSDGECMGKMYPRSRGKFMQLPDRSRVDVFRDILDFHIHAAEKGYVAIDFYDGSILYDFSKEKALICDIDLYSKRPYTNTMGRMWGSSRFMSPEEFREGAPIDEITNVYVMGATAFALFGGEKDRSFSKWRLNEALYDVALKAVSDEREKRHGSLVEFKREWDSKI, encoded by the coding sequence ATGCTTGATATTAAAACGGATTACGTGTTTAAGAGGATCGAACCGATCAACAAGGGCTGGTCGAGTGATAAGAAATATTTTGTGGAAACGGAGTCGGGGGAAAGGCTGCTGCTCCGGACGGCGAATCGTTCTGAGTATGAGAGTAAGAAAAGCGAGTTCGAGGCAATGAAGCGGGTGGCCGAGTCGGGGATTCCGATGTCTGTTCCCCTTGAGTTCGGAATGAGTGACGATGGCACCAGTTTATATACGCTCTTTGCGTGGTGTGAAGGGGAAGACGCGGCTGACGTGCTTCCTAAGCTGACGGAGGCGGAACAATATGTCCTCGGCCTGAAGTCGGGGCGTTATCTCAAGGAAATCCATTCCACTCCTGCCCCCGCGGATCAAGAAAAGTGGGAAACGAAGTTCAATCGTAAAGTGGATAATAAGATCAGGCAGTACCATGAGTGTCCACTCAAGATTGAATCCGGCGTTCTTATCCTAGAATACATAGAGGCAAACAGGCATCTTCTTAGGGGGCGCCCTCAAACGTTCCATCACGGTGATTACCACGTGGGTAATATGGTTATTTCGGATAGCGGCGAACTCTCCATCATCGACTTCAACCGCCATGACTTCGGCGATCCATGGGAAGAGTTCAACCGCATCGCCTTCAGTGCATCGGCGAGTCCCCATTTTGCCACGGGACAGCTGAACGGCTATTTCAACGGAAGGCCGCCGGAGGATTTCTTCAAGCTCATGACCTTTTATATCAGCAGTAATATGCTGTCGGCCATTCCGTGGGCGATGAAGTTCGGTGAAGAGGAGCTCGACGTCATGAAGAAGCAGGCGAAGGAAGTGCTGGGGTGGTTCGATGGGATGAAGACTCCGGTCCCGACGTGGTATGTGGAGGACTTTTGCCTACAGAACATCGATGGGATTCCGTACAAATTAAAGGCTCCTTACGATTTTTCTTTTTTAAAAAGGTACGGAGAGGTCTTCAAGGTGTATGACGATCAGGACTCGGGCAATATTTGCTTCGGGGTCAGGAATGGTGAAGAGAGGCTGTTCATCAAATTCGCCGGTGCCCCGACAGCGCGATATGAAGGCAAACCGGAAGAAGCGATTACTGGGTTGAAGTCTGCCGTGAACGTGTACGGAGATTTGCGCCATCCCCATCTGGTCAGCTTGATCGGTGCAGAGGAAGTCGGCGGTGGATGTGCGGCCATCTTTGAATGGAGTGACGGGGAGTGCATGGGGAAGATGTATCCCAGATCCCGGGGGAAATTCATGCAGCTACCTGACAGGTCAAGGGTTGACGTGTTCCGTGATATCCTCGACTTTCACATTCATGCAGCGGAGAAAGGGTATGTGGCCATCGATTTCTATGACGGCAGCATTCTCTATGATTTTTCAAAAGAAAAGGCGTTGATCTGCGACATAGACCTATATTCGAAACGCCCTTACACCAATACGATGGGCAGGATGTGGGGGTCGTCACGCTTCATGTCGCCGGAGGAATTCAGGGAAGGTGCCCCGATCGATGAAATCACGAATGTGTATGTGATGGGGGCCACCGCTTTTGCGTTGTTTGGCGGAGAGAAAGACCGTTCCTTCAGTAAATGGCGGCTGAATGAAGCGTTGTATGATGTGGCTCTTAAAGCAGTGAGTGATGAACGTGAGAAGCGTCATGGGTCGCTGGTGGAGTTTAAGAGGGAATGGGATTCAAAAATATGA
- a CDS encoding lysozyme inhibitor LprI family protein, translating to MKKSNWLTVTTLSAMVFIGMSACSQSSDEDASGKPESEATATSTDSGDSHTEEATSTEENEKAQSNETSVEESSPVQDPPVTKVEGKQAYIEKLDNIQKELDAMPDKKYSDEGVTNAMKNYYGVSYEKYDDVLNEIYALLKKELSPDVMAELKAEQVKWIEEKEAKAEKERLKYEGGTFENVAWYISLYESTKDRCYELVEEYMTE from the coding sequence ATGAAGAAAAGCAATTGGTTGACCGTCACGACTTTATCAGCGATGGTATTCATCGGAATGTCCGCCTGTAGTCAATCTTCTGATGAGGATGCCTCTGGTAAACCTGAATCCGAAGCGACTGCAACAAGTACTGATTCGGGTGATTCACATACAGAAGAGGCGACTTCAACTGAAGAAAACGAAAAGGCTCAGTCAAATGAGACATCCGTTGAAGAAAGTAGTCCTGTACAGGATCCTCCCGTCACAAAGGTGGAAGGAAAACAGGCATACATAGAAAAACTGGACAACATCCAAAAAGAACTCGATGCCATGCCGGATAAGAAGTATTCAGATGAAGGCGTTACGAACGCCATGAAAAACTATTATGGGGTATCGTACGAAAAATATGACGATGTATTGAATGAGATTTATGCCCTTCTGAAAAAAGAGCTGTCGCCAGACGTCATGGCAGAGTTAAAAGCGGAACAAGTGAAATGGATCGAGGAAAAAGAAGCAAAGGCAGAGAAAGAAAGACTGAAGTATGAAGGCGGTACGTTTGAAAACGTGGCATGGTATATCTCTTTGTACGAGTCCACGAAGGATCGGTGTTACGAGTTGGTGGAGGAGTATATGACGGAGTAG
- a CDS encoding trypsin-like peptidase domain-containing protein: MFEQNNQNEEMNSMEINDTEFTKKEEMHRTPKQKKPFKGRGFLNTVGAGIIGSVLTLTVLPQTDYYQNLAQPRVEQSADNGQTNTSSNSGVTPTSVSTGADGDVANIVEDASQSIVGIVNYQNQSRMGAAEATPAGTGSGVLFKKEGDSAFIITNNHVIEGASKIEVSLYDGEKTEGELIGADPLTDLAVVKIDGKYADNLLEVGDSSALRAGEQVIAIGNPLGLDLSRTVTQGIVSAVDRTIPVQTSEGESELNVIQTDAAINPGNSGGALLNSKGELVGINSAKISNSGVEGLGFAIPSKDFMPIVSEIIKTGKIERPYIGIGMKNLADIPRSYLPNLPQSVESGVVVANIDPTSAAADAGIKEGDAITEMNGKAVENVADLRRQLYGGLKVGDKIDLTVYRDGKKMTVSLTLTSNAMMNG, encoded by the coding sequence ATGTTTGAACAAAACAATCAAAATGAAGAAATGAATTCTATGGAAATAAACGATACAGAATTTACAAAAAAAGAAGAGATGCATCGGACTCCGAAGCAGAAGAAGCCGTTTAAAGGAAGGGGATTCCTCAACACGGTTGGTGCGGGGATCATCGGTTCAGTCCTGACTCTGACAGTATTGCCGCAAACGGATTACTATCAGAACCTGGCTCAGCCCCGCGTAGAGCAATCGGCCGACAACGGACAGACAAACACATCATCGAATTCAGGGGTCACGCCGACATCGGTTTCAACCGGGGCAGACGGCGATGTAGCGAATATCGTGGAGGATGCCTCCCAGTCCATCGTCGGAATCGTCAATTATCAGAACCAGAGCCGAATGGGAGCTGCAGAAGCCACTCCAGCCGGAACAGGTTCCGGTGTCCTTTTTAAAAAAGAAGGGGACAGTGCTTTCATCATTACGAACAACCATGTGATTGAAGGCGCGTCGAAGATTGAAGTTTCTCTTTATGACGGGGAAAAGACTGAGGGTGAGCTGATCGGAGCAGACCCGCTGACGGATCTTGCTGTCGTGAAGATTGACGGGAAGTACGCAGACAATCTGTTGGAAGTCGGTGACTCCAGTGCCCTGCGCGCCGGTGAACAGGTCATCGCCATCGGGAACCCGCTTGGACTCGACCTTTCACGGACGGTGACACAGGGGATTGTCAGCGCCGTCGATCGTACGATTCCTGTTCAGACATCTGAAGGCGAATCTGAACTGAACGTCATCCAGACTGACGCAGCGATCAACCCTGGTAACAGCGGCGGGGCGCTCCTGAATTCGAAGGGTGAACTGGTCGGGATCAACAGCGCGAAAATCTCGAACTCCGGTGTAGAAGGACTCGGGTTTGCGATTCCAAGCAAGGACTTCATGCCGATTGTCAGCGAAATCATCAAAACAGGGAAAATCGAGCGTCCGTATATCGGCATCGGGATGAAGAACCTGGCAGATATCCCGCGTTCGTACCTGCCGAATCTTCCTCAATCTGTTGAATCCGGCGTGGTCGTCGCCAATATCGACCCGACATCTGCAGCAGCAGACGCCGGGATCAAAGAAGGGGACGCGATCACCGAAATGAACGGCAAAGCAGTCGAGAATGTAGCCGATCTTAGAAGGCAGCTGTACGGTGGCCTGAAAGTCGGGGATAAAATCGATTTGACCGTCTACCGTGACGGTAAAAAAATGACGGTGAGTCTGACGCTTACTAGTAATGCGATGATGAATGGGTAA
- a CDS encoding tyrosine-type recombinase/integrase, translating into MDYQQKIELYFELKGTPESSRESYRRRMKAFVSFMEKQNKKISDTTEEDIQQYILFLKQVKGLTPGTINNYISSIKFFYTYVLEKEWNPNKLPRMKRIKKFPVVPPREDVLRLINSCRNIKHKAIFYLIYSSGLRVSEVAQLKIKDICSKSMSIRVDDAKHNTNRYTILSESALIVLREYFKASFKGRPFKPDDWLFPSSKNSSGHIHIKTIKNTIIKQRDKIELDTTISSHTLRHCFSTHSLEDGVDPVYIQQMLGHKNLNTTLAYLHMTSKSLMGVKSPLDNLGKDQR; encoded by the coding sequence GTGGATTATCAGCAGAAAATTGAACTTTACTTCGAACTTAAAGGAACACCGGAATCCTCGAGGGAGTCCTATAGGCGGAGAATGAAGGCGTTTGTTTCGTTTATGGAAAAGCAAAATAAAAAAATCTCTGACACAACAGAAGAGGATATTCAACAATACATCCTTTTTCTGAAACAAGTGAAAGGACTCACCCCGGGGACGATTAACAACTACATTTCTTCGATTAAATTCTTCTACACTTACGTGTTAGAAAAGGAATGGAACCCAAACAAACTTCCCAGGATGAAAAGAATCAAAAAGTTCCCTGTCGTTCCACCTAGGGAAGATGTCCTTAGACTTATCAACTCCTGTCGAAACATTAAGCATAAGGCCATTTTCTATTTAATCTATAGTAGTGGGCTTCGCGTAAGCGAAGTCGCCCAACTGAAGATCAAGGATATATGTAGTAAATCCATGAGTATCCGGGTTGACGATGCCAAGCATAATACGAACCGATATACCATCCTATCAGAATCAGCACTTATCGTGCTTCGAGAGTATTTCAAAGCTTCTTTCAAAGGGAGACCCTTCAAACCGGACGATTGGTTATTCCCTAGTAGTAAAAATTCCTCGGGACACATTCATATTAAAACAATTAAAAACACCATCATTAAACAGCGGGATAAGATAGAGTTGGACACTACTATTTCGTCTCATACGTTAAGACACTGTTTTTCGACTCATTCTTTGGAAGATGGGGTTGACCCTGTATACATTCAACAGATGCTTGGTCATAAAAACCTTAATACGACACTTGCTTATTTACACATGACCTCAAAAAGTTTGATGGGCGTTAAAAGTCCTTTAGATAATCTGGGAAAAGACCAACGATGA
- a CDS encoding peptidylprolyl isomerase gives MTKKKQSITLWSIIGGVVLIGSLLAVFGFSKEDAVAKVGSETISKDELYTTLVDQYGDGALDTLIADKIVKLESEKKDLTVKDSEIKKELENIKGQYDSEEAFNEALASSGSDLDSVKENIKTYLLTEKLLKDRVKITDDQIKEYFEANKDTFAQKEQVEASHILVDDEKTAKEVKAKLDDGGDFAELAKEYSTDTSNADSGGKLGYFGKGEMVAEFDDKAFSMKKGEISEPVKTEFGYHIIKVTGKKEAKEAVLADHKDEIKDILFDQALQTEYGTWLSEKKKEYKIEKTLKDS, from the coding sequence GTGACTAAGAAAAAACAATCGATCACATTATGGAGCATCATCGGAGGAGTTGTCCTCATCGGATCGCTTCTTGCAGTGTTTGGATTTTCCAAAGAAGATGCAGTTGCCAAAGTGGGAAGCGAGACCATCAGTAAAGACGAGCTGTACACGACGCTTGTGGATCAGTATGGGGATGGCGCCCTGGACACACTGATTGCCGATAAGATCGTGAAGCTTGAGAGTGAGAAGAAGGATCTTACGGTGAAGGATAGTGAAATCAAGAAAGAATTGGAGAATATCAAAGGACAATATGACAGTGAAGAGGCCTTCAATGAGGCACTTGCTTCAAGCGGGTCGGATCTTGATAGTGTCAAAGAAAATATCAAGACGTACCTGTTGACGGAGAAGTTGCTGAAGGACCGGGTCAAGATTACGGATGACCAGATCAAGGAATATTTCGAAGCGAATAAGGATACGTTTGCGCAAAAAGAGCAGGTAGAGGCCAGTCATATCCTGGTGGACGATGAAAAAACGGCAAAAGAAGTGAAAGCGAAACTCGATGACGGCGGAGATTTTGCCGAACTTGCGAAAGAGTATTCCACGGATACGTCGAATGCCGATTCAGGCGGGAAGCTTGGTTATTTTGGCAAAGGTGAAATGGTGGCGGAGTTTGATGATAAGGCGTTTTCAATGAAGAAAGGCGAAATCAGTGAGCCGGTGAAGACGGAGTTCGGCTACCACATCATCAAGGTGACAGGTAAGAAGGAAGCGAAAGAGGCGGTCCTTGCCGATCATAAAGATGAAATCAAGGACATCCTGTTTGATCAGGCCCTTCAGACGGAGTATGGAACGTGGCTTTCAGAGAAGAAGAAAGAGTATAAGATCGAAAAAACCTTAAAAGATTCATAA
- a CDS encoding ATP-binding protein yields MVETVHHLILHVVFILFTILLFQMFMSESDRDTKGFPVPFFLMNLIVLAVTMVFPEVYSSGYVYDFKVIPVILAFLYGGKRVGISTFVAMLVIGWFTNHVWIFLLGNYAIYSVLLILVSAYYRKVSWKNKLLLISGFYLFIPVTRTIYLVMNHQTEQLLFMASSTSIIWITLILSIYLIENRLEQIKVKKELIKAEKFNVVSELAASVAHEIRNPMTTVRGFMQLLLREELTLEQKSFIDISIQELDHAQDVINQYLSLAKPQTEEYEVFSLTETMNESVDVMSTYAVMNSIQIHQKIENGLNIKGMKLEVKQVLLNLLKNAIEAVKENGEITAAASRHPDGRMLITIQDNGIGMPPEQLKVLGRPYYSTKEKGTGLGLTVSYQIVKRMKGEIKVESKPGVGTTFRVFFPGTT; encoded by the coding sequence ATGGTAGAGACGGTCCATCATTTAATTTTACATGTGGTATTTATTCTGTTTACGATTCTATTATTTCAAATGTTTATGAGTGAGTCGGATCGCGATACTAAAGGGTTTCCCGTGCCTTTTTTTCTGATGAATCTCATTGTGTTAGCCGTTACGATGGTATTCCCGGAGGTTTACTCCAGCGGATATGTGTACGATTTTAAAGTGATCCCTGTGATTCTTGCCTTTCTCTATGGAGGGAAGCGAGTGGGAATCAGTACATTTGTCGCCATGCTCGTCATCGGCTGGTTCACAAACCATGTCTGGATATTCCTACTTGGGAATTATGCGATTTATAGTGTGCTGCTGATTCTTGTATCTGCTTACTATAGAAAGGTATCCTGGAAGAATAAACTACTACTGATTTCGGGTTTTTATCTGTTCATACCGGTTACAAGGACGATTTATTTAGTGATGAATCATCAAACAGAGCAGCTCCTGTTTATGGCAAGCTCTACTTCCATCATATGGATCACCCTGATTCTATCCATCTATCTGATTGAAAATCGCCTGGAACAGATCAAGGTCAAAAAAGAGCTCATCAAAGCAGAAAAGTTTAACGTGGTCAGCGAATTGGCGGCATCTGTCGCCCATGAAATCCGGAATCCGATGACGACGGTGAGGGGGTTCATGCAGCTTCTGCTTAGAGAAGAGTTAACATTGGAACAGAAAAGCTTCATCGACATATCCATCCAGGAACTCGATCACGCCCAGGACGTCATCAATCAATATCTTTCCCTGGCAAAGCCTCAGACGGAGGAATACGAGGTGTTCAGCTTGACCGAGACCATGAATGAATCCGTTGACGTCATGTCGACATATGCGGTGATGAACAGCATTCAAATCCATCAGAAGATTGAAAACGGTCTGAACATCAAGGGAATGAAGCTGGAGGTGAAACAAGTCCTCCTCAACCTTCTGAAAAATGCCATCGAGGCGGTAAAGGAAAATGGGGAAATCACCGCGGCTGCGAGCCGCCATCCTGACGGGCGAATGTTGATCACGATTCAGGATAATGGAATCGGTATGCCACCGGAACAGCTCAAGGTACTCGGCAGGCCCTATTATTCGACGAAGGAAAAAGGGACGGGACTCGGACTCACGGTCAGTTATCAGATCGTAAAGCGCATGAAGGGTGAGATCAAGGTGGAAAGTAAGCCTGGTGTAGGAACGACATTCAGGGTCTTTTTTCCAGGTACTACATAA